One Streptomyces dangxiongensis genomic window, AACTGGCCGACCTCGTGGATCCCGGAGAAGTTCTGGATCGCGCCGCACGCCACGAGGACGATCGCCGCGACCACCGAGAACGGCACGAGGATGCGGATGACACCGCGCACCATGTCGGACCAGAAGTTGCCCAGTTCACCGGCGCGGGACCGGGCGAAGCCCCGCACCAGCGCCACCGCGACGGCGATGCCGACGGCCGCGGAGACGAAGTTCTGCACGGCCAGACCACCGGTCTGCACCACATGGCCCATGGCCTGTTCGCCGTAGTACGACTGCCAGTTGGTGTTCGTGACGAAGGACGCGGCGGTGTTGAACGCCTGGTCCGGGTCGATGGCCTGAAATCCCAGCGAGCCGGGCAGGTGGCCCTGAAGCCGCTGCAGCAGGTACAGGAAGAGGACGCCGACCGCCGAGAAGGCTAGGACACCGCGCAGATAGGCGGGCCAGCGCATCTCGGTGTTCGGGTTGGCTCCGATGCCCTTGTAGATCCACTTCTCGACGCGCCAGTCTTGCAGAGAGGAGAGGAGAGTAGGGAGCGGAGAGTAGGTGAGCCCCAGAGCCACTATCAGAGCGAGCAACTGAAGGATGCCGGCGAGGACGGGACTCATGCTTCTCAGAACCTCTCCGGGAAGATCAGGGCGAGGACGAGATAGCCCAGCAGGGCGACGGCCACGACGAGGCCGACGATGTTCTCGGCGGTCACAGCTTGGTCACCCCCTTGGCGACGAGGGCCACCAGCGCGAAGACGGCGAGCGTGGTGACGACGAAGGCCAGGTCGGCCATCGCGAGCTCCTAGAGGAGGTTCGGATTGAACGGACGATTCGAGGAAACCGCCTCCGTGGCCGGATTCGGTCGTCGTTGACACCTCCCTTACGGCAACGGGTCCCGCTTTGACGGAACTCTTACGGCTGCCTCCTCCACCTGCGGCAACGAATGCCCCCGTCCGCTTGAACACGCCGACGGCCCGGCTCGGGCAGGGGCGGGCCGTCATGGGACGTCAGGTGCCTTGGAAACGCGGAGACGCTGAGATCAGCAGACCCGGAACCTCAATCGGCAGATCACCGCCTCCGTGTCCCGGCGTACGGCGTGCGCGACCACCCCACCCCGCCGGTTCTGCAGGAGCCGCTGCCACAGCCGCTCCGGCTCGACCTCGGCGATCAGCACGGTCACGCGGGCATCGGGCCAGCAGTTGTGTGCGGCGTAGGTGAGCGTGACAAGGCATACCTGGAATCCGAGAACGACCAGTTTCTTGCCG contains:
- the kdpF gene encoding K(+)-transporting ATPase subunit F, whose amino-acid sequence is MTAENIVGLVVAVALLGYLVLALIFPERF